The Kiritimatiellia bacterium genomic sequence TTTGCGGCGGAGCGTTTATCGGCCTCGATGCGATCATCAAGCGGCGCCTCGGGCGTGGGGCCCTGGGTTTTGGAGCGGCTCCGGAATCGGCCGATCCATCGATCCGGGTCGAGCCAGAAGACCTGATCGAATTCGGGCTGATTCCGGAATTTATCGGCCGACTGCCTGTCGTGGCAATGCTGCACGAGTTAACCGAGGACGAGCTCGTTCGCGTGCTGACGGAACCCAAAAACGCCATGACCAAGCAATATGCCAAGCTGCTCGCGATGGACGGGGTGGAACTCTCATTCACTGACTCAGCGCTGCGGGAGCTGGCGCGAATCGCGCTGCAGAAAAAGACCGGCGCGCGTGGCTTGCGGTCGATCCTGGAACACATCATGCTGGATGTGATGTATGAGGCGCCGTCGAAGGACGGGCTCAAGGAGTTTCGAGTTACCAAAAGCGTTGTGAGCGGGCACCGCCATGCCCTTGGGCTTCCGGACGATCAGCTCAAGATTGCGTAGCGGCGCCCTGGCCTTGCTGCTGGCGATCGCATCTGTGGCGGTCGCCGCCGCCCGTCCCGTCCGGGTGACGATCCTTCACACGACGGATCTCCACGGTGCCATCCGTCCGACCGAGGATTATTCGGGACGCAAGAACGTGGGAGGTTTACTGCGGTGCGCGACCCTGATCCGGCAGATCCGCGCGGAGTCGGCGAACACCCTGCTGATCGATTGTGGCGACCTATTCCAAGGCTCCGCGGAGAGCTGGCTTGATCGCGGACGGATCATGGTTCGAGCGATTGACGTTCTGGACTATGATGCATGGGTGATCGGCAACCATGAGTTCGACTGGGGCCTTGAGGCCTTGAAGTCCCTGCACGACCTGTCCGCCGTTCCGATGCTCGCTGCCAACATCGTTCCGCGAAAAGGGCGCGCGCACCCTCTCCCGAAAGTTCGCCCGTTCTTGATCCGCGAAGTGGATGGCGTTCGTATTGCGATCGTGGGGCTGACCACTCCGGGCATGCCGCTTTGGTTCACGCCCGACATGCTGGGCGATTGTCTGTTCGAACGATCAGTTGATTCGTTGCGGCGCGTGATGCCGGTGGTCCGCGAACAGCAGCCCGATATTTGGGTGCTCGCCGTCCACCAGGGGATCAAACCGGATGCCGATGACCATGCAAACGAAATTCGAGCCATTGCGCGGGAATTCCCTGAATTCGACATCATTCTCGGCGCACACACGCATCGGGCGGTTCCGGAAGCCTGGCCCAACCCGAAGACGCTGTATACGCAGGCGGGCTACTTTGGCATCTGGCTCGGGCGGGTTGACCTGGAATACGAGACGGTCGAGCGGCGAATCGTCCGAAAGTCGGCCCGGCTCTACGATGTCGATGAGAACATCCCGCCGGACGCTGAGCTTGAACGGGTTTTTGCAGATGAAATTCGAAGAGCCGAGGATTTTCTCCAGCGGCCTGTCGGACAAGCAGTTGCTCCAATTGATTGGAAGCCGGATGCCACGGGGCGATCCCCGATCCAGGCCCTGTTGAGCCGGGCGATCGCTGAGGCGTCCGGCGCCCAGATCGTCCTCCATGGCGCGCTGTCGCAGCACTCGCTGCCCGAGGGGGAGATTCGCATGGCGGACGTCTGGCGGATCGTACCGTTTGAAAATCGTATTGCGCTGATGCACCTGACCCCTGCGGAAATTCTCGAAATCCTGCGAGAAAATGCGGTGCAGCAGGGCTCCATGTCCTTCTTAGGCATCTGGGGCGCGAATTATGAGTGGGCAAATTCGGATGACGGGACCCCTATTCCAGTTCGCCTGGTTCTTTCCGATGGGACATTTCCCCATCCGCGGAAACGCTTCGCCGTCGCGGTCAACTCTTATGTGGTGGCTTCAGGCGGTGGACGGTTTCGGCGGTTGCGCGAGATCGCGGAGCGGCCGGAATCGCGAATGCGCTTGCTCGATGTGGATACCCGGCGGGCGGTTTTGGACTACATCAATAAGCATTCGCCGCTCGACCCGCAGCGATTGATGGAGGCGAAGTGACCGATTCGTTGTTGCGGGCCCCGACGGCACTTGGGCGGGCCCTCGAGGCGTTGTTTCTGCTCCACGCGGCGCTATTGCCCATCTCGATCGCCGCAGGCCAGGTGTGGGCCTATCTGATCGCCGTGGTAACAATCGTGGCCTGGGCGCGCGGCTCACTGGACCCCGATGTACGGCGAGCCGGGCTGGCATTTCCAATCCTCCTCTTTGCTTCGGCCGCCCTGTTCAGCGCGTTCGTCGGGCTTCGTCCGGACACCGCGCTCCGCAAGATGGATCGATTGCTGCTGGCGGCAACGGCGATTGCCGCGCCCTGGATCGCCGGACGATCTGCCGGTTTCAGTGCGCCGGATCTTATTCGAAGGTTGATAAGCGCGTTTCTGATCGGCTGTTCGGCGAAGGCGGCGTACGACCTGGTGAGGATTCCCCTAAAATATTGGATTGCCGTGCACGCCCATGAAGCGGCGTTGTCGGCCGGTGGCACATCCTCCTTCCCGAGCTTCTATTCGTTCGGCAACATGCGTGATCCTCAATTCTACGCCGCTGCGATTTGTATCGCTCTGGCGCTCGGGTTGGCGCGTACGCCGGCATTCCGGCCCCGCCTGCTGACGGTGAGCGCAGCTCTTTGCTCAGCGGCGCTGATCATTCATTTCAAGCGAGGGGCCTGGGCGTCGCTGCTCATCGCACTCCTGGGGATGGCGCTCTTGACGCGGCGCTGGAGAATGCTGGCCATCTTGGCAGTGATTGCCGCGGCGGTTTTACAATTTCCCATGGTGCAGGAGCGGCTTGGCCAGTTGCGGCACGAACTGAGTCCGGAGGCCGGCGGCCGTGTGGCGTTATGGGTGCGCGTGGCGCCCTCGCTATTCCGGGATTATCCGTTGGGGATCGGATGGCGTTCGGTGCGCCATGAGGATCTGCTGGACCGCGGCGCCCCGGTCCAGAATCGGCTGAACCATTTGCACAACAATGTGCTTCATGTTCGTCTGGAAACGGGCTGGTTCGGGCTGCTCGCGTGGCTGTGGTGGATGGGCTCCGCTGCGGCGCTGATGGTCCGGGCTTCGCGTGCCGCCGCTAGAGCGGCGTCTGATCTCCGAGGTCCCGCTCTAGGTGTGTTGTGCGCGTTCGCGGCGGTGCACGCGAACGGCGTTGTGGAATACAACTTTGGCGACGCGGAGATCTTTATGCTGATGAATCTTCTGGCTGGGCTGGGGGCGGCGCTGTGGGTTCATCTGGCTCAGACGGAGGAAGCCGGTTGCTCGCTAGCTGCTCGCGCAACCAGGTGACAAGCGACTCCCGGTCGTCGAATCGTCCCTCGAGCTGGGCATCATAGGCGAGCCGAAGCCATGACCCGAGCTCCGGACCCTCGGGGATACCGAGCGCCAGAAGGTCCCGACCGCGAATCCAGGGCTTTGGCAGCGCGGGCTCGGCACGGAATCGTTCAAATTCTTCTCGCGCGGCGGCCCACGTGTCGAGTAGCCCGTGGCTGGCGAGGCAATCGGCCTTGTGGAGCGCAAGCTCCTTCTCGAACAGCGGATGGGCCACGATTTTCCGGCGCGTGGACGCTTTCATACGCGGCCAATCAACGAATCGCATGTGATGCCTGACCAGGTGGATCACCGCTTCACGCAATTCATTGGAAGCGCGCAGGCGCCGAAGAATTGCGTCTGCCATCTCGGCTCCAACGTTCGCATGGCCGGGGAATCGGATTTGCCCGTCCGGCGTCAGGATTTGCGTTTGCGGTTTTCCGACGTCGTGAAGGAGGACAGACCAGGCAAGGACGGAATCCCGACCCTCCATCGCATTGAGAGCCAGCGCGGTGTGGACAAACACGTCTCCTTCGGGATGAAACTCCGGTGGCTGTTCGACGCCGTTCATCGCCATCACTTCGGGCAGGATGTGTTCAAGCAGTCCGGAATCGCGCAGCAGGTATAGCCCTCGACCAGGCTTATCTGATTCGGTCCAGATGCGGTCCAATTCCTGAAAGATTCGTTCCGCGCTGATCTGCAGGATATGTGGGGCGGCTTCTTTGATGGCATCGAACGTTTGGGAGTCGATTTCAAATTCCAGGACGCTTGCGAATCGGATGGCGCGAAGCATGCGGAGGAAGTCCTCGCGGAAACGGGCCCGTGGGTCACCGACGGCCCGTACGACTCGCTGGTCCAGGTCCTGCAGCCCGTTGACGTAATCGATGACGAGTTCCCTCACGGGGTCATAAAAAAGGGCATTGATCGTAAAATCACGGCGGCGCGCATCCTCTTCCGGACCTGTAAATTCGACAGTCAACGGCCGGCGCCCGTCCGCAGTTCCCACATCGCGCCGAAAAGTGGCAACTTCGAACCATTTTTCGCCGCCGGGCACGAGGGTGACCCCGAAGGATTTTCCGACGAATCGGGCCCCGGGAAAAATCCACGCGACTTCGTCCGGAGTGGCGTTCGTGGCGATGTCGATGTCGACTGGATTGCGCCGTAGTAGGGCGTTTCGCACGCAGCCGCCCGCAAAATAGGCAATGTGTCCGGCCTCCGTCAGACGGCGGGCAACTTGAATGGCTGAAGGATCAAAAACTCCGGCGGGCAGTGGGATCTCAGTCAACCGGCAACTCTTGCAGGCAATCAGGTTCTGGATTTGTTGTTGTCTTGAACTGGGACGGCAGGCCCGGATCCTATATTAGTCGTCGGACCCGAATGGGTTCCTCGAGATGTTCCGTGACGCGTCCCGTGCGCCGTTGCCCCACGAGTTCCACGCACAGTGCCCGCATGTGTCCCACGGGCTGACCCGGCGTGAGTTGCCTTCGCGGAAGATATTGGACGAAGGCGCGAAACCTGTGCCGCACAGTAAGCAAGAAAAGATTGGCGGTCCGCCGGCGAGATGAACAACGGCTCCGCATTATCGAGCAGCTCGATGCGAATGATGCTGCGTCTCGAGGAGGCCATATATCGGCCATTCGTTGCGTGCCTCAGGCCGGCGGCGGGCGAGAGGGATTGAAACATCTCAAATGGGATCGCCATGGCATAAAACAGCCCTTCGATCAGGATCCCTTCACTGCACGCGCGGTAGCAACGGGGCGGATAGACGAGGGGCTGGAATTCCGGAATCAGCGACCAATAGGTGTCGTCATAGGGGGCTTTTTGGACGATGTCCCATTGGACGTCCCGAAAACGTCTCAGGAAACGCACCGTGCGAATCCGCGCGGCGGCAAGGGTCAGAGCAATGGCAACGGCCAGCACGAGCGCGTAGTGGAGTACGGTTCCACCCAGCGCGGAGGGAATGTTCGCCTCCTGCAAAACGGTGATGGAGCGGTAATAGGCCAAAGCGGCAAATATTGGCGGCGCCACCAGGTGGAGGATTGGCGTCGAAATCAGTTCGAGCGTCGCCCCGCCAATCGCCAGTTGGACCACAAAGAGCACGACGATCCCGATTGCCCAGAGCGTATGATGCTGCTCGCGCAGCGCCCGTGTGACCTCATTGCTTCCCGCAGCCTCGAAATACATGAAAGGAACAATCAACGCCACGGCCACAAAGATGAGGGATAACAGGTCGAGCTCCCACGGCCACCCTGGAGAGGACCACTTTTTGTTCTTGCTCATGCTTTCTTCCCTCGACCTACTTACAACCTGAAACTATCCGGTATGAACGGTCATATCAAAAAGTTTTCGCAGGTTGTGCTCATTACTTTCTTGCCCGCTGGCTGCGACGTGAAGCCGCCGCCCGC encodes the following:
- a CDS encoding CCA tRNA nucleotidyltransferase, translating into MTEIPLPAGVFDPSAIQVARRLTEAGHIAYFAGGCVRNALLRRNPVDIDIATNATPDEVAWIFPGARFVGKSFGVTLVPGGEKWFEVATFRRDVGTADGRRPLTVEFTGPEEDARRRDFTINALFYDPVRELVIDYVNGLQDLDQRVVRAVGDPRARFREDFLRMLRAIRFASVLEFEIDSQTFDAIKEAAPHILQISAERIFQELDRIWTESDKPGRGLYLLRDSGLLEHILPEVMAMNGVEQPPEFHPEGDVFVHTALALNAMEGRDSVLAWSVLLHDVGKPQTQILTPDGQIRFPGHANVGAEMADAILRRLRASNELREAVIHLVRHHMRFVDWPRMKASTRRKIVAHPLFEKELALHKADCLASHGLLDTWAAAREEFERFRAEPALPKPWIRGRDLLALGIPEGPELGSWLRLAYDAQLEGRFDDRESLVTWLREQLASNRLPPSEPDEPTAPPPAQPEDSSA
- a CDS encoding O-antigen ligase family protein, which produces MTDSLLRAPTALGRALEALFLLHAALLPISIAAGQVWAYLIAVVTIVAWARGSLDPDVRRAGLAFPILLFASAALFSAFVGLRPDTALRKMDRLLLAATAIAAPWIAGRSAGFSAPDLIRRLISAFLIGCSAKAAYDLVRIPLKYWIAVHAHEAALSAGGTSSFPSFYSFGNMRDPQFYAAAICIALALGLARTPAFRPRLLTVSAALCSAALIIHFKRGAWASLLIALLGMALLTRRWRMLAILAVIAAAVLQFPMVQERLGQLRHELSPEAGGRVALWVRVAPSLFRDYPLGIGWRSVRHEDLLDRGAPVQNRLNHLHNNVLHVRLETGWFGLLAWLWWMGSAAALMVRASRAAARAASDLRGPALGVLCAFAAVHANGVVEYNFGDAEIFMLMNLLAGLGAALWVHLAQTEEAGCSLAARATR
- a CDS encoding bifunctional metallophosphatase/5'-nucleotidase is translated as MPLGFRTISSRLRSGALALLLAIASVAVAAARPVRVTILHTTDLHGAIRPTEDYSGRKNVGGLLRCATLIRQIRAESANTLLIDCGDLFQGSAESWLDRGRIMVRAIDVLDYDAWVIGNHEFDWGLEALKSLHDLSAVPMLAANIVPRKGRAHPLPKVRPFLIREVDGVRIAIVGLTTPGMPLWFTPDMLGDCLFERSVDSLRRVMPVVREQQPDIWVLAVHQGIKPDADDHANEIRAIAREFPEFDIILGAHTHRAVPEAWPNPKTLYTQAGYFGIWLGRVDLEYETVERRIVRKSARLYDVDENIPPDAELERVFADEIRRAEDFLQRPVGQAVAPIDWKPDATGRSPIQALLSRAIAEASGAQIVLHGALSQHSLPEGEIRMADVWRIVPFENRIALMHLTPAEILEILRENAVQQGSMSFLGIWGANYEWANSDDGTPIPVRLVLSDGTFPHPRKRFAVAVNSYVVASGGGRFRRLREIAERPESRMRLLDVDTRRAVLDYINKHSPLDPQRLMEAK